Proteins encoded within one genomic window of Mesorhizobium sp. AR10:
- a CDS encoding AMP-binding protein codes for MVLTLALLAGLVVAWLLIGVVEKFRLGLRFTQALLYVPFKLAYRITDDRMKIARAAPAPVIYVISHQSRIEPALMLSLLPEDTLHILDDVSARSPWLEPWRELGRTIAFNAEHVFVSRRLVRVLKGKGRLAVYLPDAVEPDLKTFRLFRAVTRIAMQADASIVPIFVGGARSLPVSLTPADKAPRHRFPQLSISVLEPMTIAELAARNPDQASNANALFDRVAEARLFSTDLDRGLFLAMRDAADRVGASHPIIEDVISGALSYRKMFIGARVLGRRFEAVTAPGEAVGLLLPNANGVVLSFVGLLSAGRVAAMINYTAGPASVTAAVRTAVIRTVVSSRAFIEKADLVDIVAAVEKGGARLLWLEDVRESVTALDKLAAALRWRWPLQPQNGAKPAVILFTSGSEGTPKAVVLSHKNLLANAMQAEARITIAPSDILLNVLPVFHSFGLTGGTILPLVTGVRLFLYPSPLHYKIIPEIARKVRPTIMFGTDTFLANYARTAKDGDFSSLRFVVAGAEAVKPETRRVYRERFEAEIIEGFGLTEAAPVVAVNTAIHGRDGTVGRLLPAMRMKLEPVEGISDAGRLWLDGPNLMMGYMTSDRPGELQPLDGWHDTGDIVSVDREGFITIRGRAKRFAKIAGEMVSLGAVEMLVQSLWPEERHAAVAVPDKRRGERIVLVTTADDANPDELRKFGKQAGAAELMVPNDIVKVEEIPVLGSGKTDYVSTRRLAIDRLGLSAAA; via the coding sequence ATGGTCCTGACACTGGCGCTGCTTGCGGGTCTCGTCGTGGCCTGGCTGCTGATCGGCGTGGTGGAAAAATTCCGCCTCGGCCTGCGCTTTACCCAGGCGCTGCTCTACGTGCCGTTCAAGCTCGCCTACCGGATCACCGACGACCGCATGAAGATCGCGCGTGCTGCACCGGCGCCGGTCATCTACGTCATCTCGCACCAGTCGCGCATCGAGCCGGCGCTGATGCTGTCGCTGCTGCCGGAAGATACGCTGCACATACTCGACGATGTCTCGGCGCGGTCGCCCTGGCTGGAACCCTGGCGCGAGCTTGGCCGCACCATCGCCTTCAACGCCGAACATGTCTTCGTCAGCCGCCGGCTGGTAAGGGTGCTGAAGGGCAAGGGCCGGCTGGCCGTCTACCTGCCTGATGCCGTCGAGCCTGACCTCAAGACATTTCGCCTGTTTCGCGCCGTCACCCGCATCGCCATGCAGGCCGATGCCAGCATCGTGCCGATCTTCGTCGGCGGTGCGCGGAGTTTGCCGGTATCGCTGACGCCGGCGGACAAGGCGCCGCGCCACCGGTTTCCGCAACTGTCGATCAGCGTGCTGGAGCCGATGACCATCGCCGAACTGGCGGCGCGAAACCCAGACCAGGCCTCGAACGCCAATGCGCTGTTCGACCGTGTCGCCGAGGCTCGGCTTTTCAGCACTGACCTTGATCGCGGCCTGTTCCTGGCCATGCGCGACGCCGCCGACCGGGTCGGCGCCTCGCATCCGATCATCGAGGACGTCATCTCAGGCGCGCTGAGCTACCGCAAGATGTTCATCGGCGCGCGGGTGCTGGGCCGCCGCTTCGAGGCGGTGACGGCGCCGGGCGAAGCGGTCGGGCTGCTTTTGCCCAACGCCAACGGCGTGGTGCTGTCGTTTGTCGGCCTGCTGTCGGCCGGCCGGGTGGCGGCGATGATCAACTACACCGCCGGTCCGGCCAGCGTCACCGCCGCCGTGCGCACGGCGGTGATACGCACCGTTGTGTCGTCCCGCGCCTTCATCGAGAAGGCCGACCTCGTCGACATCGTCGCGGCGGTCGAGAAGGGCGGCGCCAGGCTGCTGTGGCTGGAGGATGTGCGGGAAAGCGTCACCGCGCTGGATAAGCTCGCGGCGGCCTTGCGGTGGCGCTGGCCGCTGCAGCCGCAAAACGGCGCCAAACCAGCGGTGATCCTGTTCACCTCGGGCTCGGAAGGCACGCCCAAGGCGGTGGTGCTGTCGCACAAGAACCTTCTCGCCAACGCCATGCAGGCCGAAGCGCGCATCACCATCGCGCCCTCCGATATCCTGCTCAACGTGCTGCCGGTGTTCCACTCGTTCGGGCTGACGGGCGGCACCATCCTGCCACTGGTGACTGGTGTAAGACTGTTCCTCTACCCCTCGCCGCTGCACTACAAGATCATCCCTGAGATCGCCCGCAAGGTGCGGCCGACCATCATGTTCGGCACCGACACGTTCCTCGCCAACTATGCGCGCACCGCCAAGGACGGCGATTTCTCCAGCCTGCGCTTCGTCGTCGCCGGCGCCGAAGCGGTGAAGCCCGAGACGCGCCGCGTCTATCGCGAGCGCTTCGAGGCCGAGATCATCGAAGGGTTCGGGCTGACCGAGGCCGCACCCGTGGTCGCCGTCAACACCGCCATCCATGGCCGCGACGGCACGGTGGGGCGGCTTTTGCCGGCGATGCGCATGAAGCTCGAACCGGTCGAGGGCATCAGCGACGCCGGCCGGTTGTGGCTCGACGGGCCGAACCTGATGATGGGCTACATGACATCAGACCGGCCGGGCGAATTGCAGCCGCTCGACGGCTGGCACGATACCGGCGACATCGTCTCGGTCGACCGCGAAGGCTTCATCACCATTCGCGGCCGCGCCAAGCGCTTCGCCAAGATCGCCGGCGAAATGGTGTCGCTGGGCGCAGTCGAGATGCTGGTGCAGTCGCTGTGGCCGGAAGAGCGCCACGCGGCGGTGGCAGTGCCGGACAAGCGGCGCGGCGAGCGCATCGTGCTGGTCACCACCGCCGACGACGCCAATCCCGATGAATTGCGCAAGTTCGGCAAGCAGGCAGGTGCGGCCGAACTGATGGTGCCCAACGACATCGTCAAGGTTGAGGAAATCCCGGTGCTTGGCTCGGGCAAGACCGACTACGTCTCGACCCGCAGGCTGGCGATCGACCGGCTGGGGCTGAGCGCTGCGGCGTAA
- a CDS encoding DMT family transporter, producing the protein MADIAILETRERVLAGILFTGAAYFLFSTQDASIKLLVVGMSVWQIMFFRSITILVACTAIGGRRLLADTARSPIVRPMFVRSAFTLAAWLCYYNAARSLQLAELTTVYYAAPIIVTVLSVIMLGEKVPMLRWLAVLIGFAGVFVACDPTHLGLSVPVLLVLAAALLWGIAVVLLRKTAMQERTMIQLILNNFYFLVFSAVPALFLWQAPNQEQLLLLLSVGALGGVAQYMLFEGMKRAPVSIVAPFEYTSLVWAFALGFLIWGDVPRREVFLGAALIVAAGLLIIGSEHFRKRL; encoded by the coding sequence ATGGCCGATATCGCCATTCTCGAAACCCGCGAAAGGGTGCTTGCCGGCATCCTGTTCACCGGTGCGGCCTATTTCCTGTTCTCGACGCAGGATGCCTCGATCAAGCTTCTGGTCGTCGGCATGAGCGTCTGGCAGATCATGTTCTTCCGCAGCATCACTATCCTGGTCGCTTGCACGGCGATCGGCGGACGCCGCTTGCTTGCTGACACGGCTCGTTCGCCGATCGTGCGGCCGATGTTCGTGCGCAGCGCCTTCACGCTGGCGGCGTGGCTCTGCTACTACAACGCCGCGCGCAGCCTGCAGCTTGCCGAACTCACCACCGTCTATTACGCCGCGCCGATCATCGTCACCGTGCTTTCGGTGATCATGCTCGGCGAAAAAGTGCCGATGCTGCGCTGGCTGGCGGTGCTCATCGGTTTTGCCGGCGTCTTCGTCGCTTGCGACCCGACCCATCTCGGCCTCTCTGTGCCGGTGCTGCTGGTGCTGGCCGCCGCTCTTTTGTGGGGCATCGCCGTCGTGCTGTTGCGCAAGACCGCGATGCAGGAACGCACGATGATCCAGCTCATCCTCAACAACTTCTACTTCCTGGTGTTTTCGGCGGTGCCGGCGCTGTTTTTGTGGCAGGCGCCCAACCAAGAGCAGTTGCTGCTTTTGCTCAGCGTCGGCGCGCTCGGCGGCGTCGCGCAGTATATGCTGTTCGAAGGCATGAAGCGGGCGCCGGTGTCGATCGTGGCGCCCTTCGAATACACCTCGCTGGTGTGGGCTTTTGCGCTCGGCTTCCTGATCTGGGGCGACGTGCCGCGCCGCGAAGTGTTCCTTGGTGCGGCGCTGATCGTTGCTGCCGGCCTGCTGATCATCGGCAGCGAGCATTTCCGCAAGCGGCTGTAG
- a CDS encoding DMT family transporter translates to MPGTTDLAAERTLGIILVSSSAAVFGLTGVLTKSIHADPLTITCWRGFVGAILISLYVLWRRRRSGGRESMRLGWRGWLLAVEGALASIAFISAFKFTFVANVAIIYATAPFVTALLAFLLVGERFRMQTLAAAAVSLCGVAIMVWSGFGTGHLFGDGLALLMTIGSALYMIMVRAFRDTPVVWAGAVSAFLLFVFGWLVTDPLAVSARDAVLLATFGASFALASILWTEGARLIPAAESGLLGSAEVPFAILFAFLFLGEIAPAASMIGGAIVLCAVFAHAGRDWLVARRGAAL, encoded by the coding sequence ATGCCAGGCACCACAGACCTCGCCGCCGAGCGCACCCTTGGCATCATCCTGGTGTCGTCGTCGGCGGCTGTCTTCGGCCTCACCGGCGTCTTGACCAAGTCGATCCATGCCGACCCGCTGACCATCACCTGCTGGCGCGGCTTTGTCGGCGCGATCCTGATCAGCCTCTATGTGCTGTGGCGCCGCCGCCGCTCCGGCGGACGCGAAAGCATGCGGCTCGGCTGGCGCGGCTGGCTGCTCGCGGTGGAAGGGGCGCTGGCCAGCATCGCCTTCATCTCGGCGTTCAAATTCACCTTCGTCGCCAATGTCGCGATCATCTATGCCACCGCGCCCTTCGTCACTGCGCTGCTCGCCTTCTTGCTGGTCGGCGAACGGTTCCGCATGCAGACGCTTGCCGCCGCCGCGGTGTCGCTGTGCGGCGTGGCAATCATGGTGTGGTCCGGCTTCGGCACCGGCCATCTGTTCGGCGACGGGCTGGCGCTGCTGATGACGATCGGCAGCGCGCTCTACATGATCATGGTGCGCGCTTTCCGCGACACGCCGGTGGTTTGGGCGGGTGCTGTGTCGGCGTTCCTGCTGTTCGTATTCGGCTGGTTGGTCACCGACCCGCTGGCGGTCTCAGCCCGGGATGCCGTGCTTCTGGCCACCTTCGGCGCATCCTTCGCGCTGGCCTCTATCCTGTGGACGGAGGGCGCGCGGCTCATCCCTGCCGCCGAATCCGGCCTGCTCGGCTCCGCCGAAGTGCCGTTCGCCATCCTGTTCGCCTTCCTGTTCCTGGGCGAGATTGCGCCAGCCGCCAGCATGATCGGCGGTGCCATCGTGCTGTGCGCGGTGTTCGCCCATGCCGGACGCGACTGGCTGGTGGCCAGGCGGGGCGCGGCGCTCTGA
- a CDS encoding tautomerase family protein yields the protein MPIINVSVTGKPDATLSASIAREVTELTATHLRKDPTITAVAISYFDPQHWFAGGKSLAEHGTNTFWLDIKVVDGTNTKLELEAYLQAIFSAFGRLLGKVHEESYAFVHEVPAAAYGYGGKTQEFRFISGRLKAA from the coding sequence ATGCCGATCATCAATGTCAGCGTCACCGGCAAGCCCGATGCCACATTGTCCGCCTCCATCGCCAGGGAAGTGACCGAACTGACCGCGACGCATCTGCGCAAGGATCCGACCATCACCGCGGTCGCCATCAGCTATTTCGACCCGCAGCACTGGTTTGCCGGCGGCAAGTCGCTGGCCGAGCACGGCACCAACACGTTCTGGCTCGACATCAAGGTGGTCGACGGCACCAACACCAAGCTCGAACTGGAAGCCTATCTCCAGGCGATCTTCTCCGCTTTCGGCCGGCTGCTGGGCAAGGTGCATGAGGAAAGCTACGCCTTCGTGCATGAAGTGCCGGCCGCCGCCTACGGCTATGGCGGCAAGACGCAGGAGTTTCGTTTCATCAGCGGGAGATTGAAGGCGGCTTGA
- a CDS encoding LysR substrate-binding domain-containing protein: MQMLDPDLLKTFLAFVDGGSLAQAASTVGRSPSAVTAQMQRLEEIVGEPLLLPQGRGRGLTPVGEDLIGHARRILSVHSEAWLALKGARADGRVAIGTTQDFADSGLPDLLRAFAVSHPRVRIELRVGRSAELAAALQAGSLDLVIAMRQAATPDEVGVLREPMVWLCSQKGLVSRQDEVPLALLDPHCGFRDAAIAALDASGRRYRIAAGSASLAGLRTAVNAGIALTLRTARFAHSGIVEAPRDFGLPPVPVAEFAIRLRDGADRPAQDLAALFSGNLALSVAPA; this comes from the coding sequence ATGCAAATGCTCGATCCAGACCTTCTCAAAACCTTCCTCGCCTTCGTCGACGGCGGCTCGCTGGCGCAAGCGGCGTCGACTGTCGGCCGTTCTCCGTCAGCGGTGACGGCACAGATGCAACGGTTGGAGGAGATCGTCGGCGAGCCGCTTCTGTTGCCGCAGGGACGCGGGCGCGGCCTGACGCCGGTTGGCGAGGATCTGATCGGCCACGCCAGACGCATCCTTTCGGTGCACAGCGAGGCGTGGCTGGCGCTGAAGGGCGCGCGTGCCGACGGTCGCGTCGCCATCGGCACGACGCAGGACTTCGCCGACAGCGGCCTGCCGGATCTGCTGCGGGCCTTTGCCGTCAGCCATCCGCGCGTCAGGATCGAACTGCGCGTCGGCCGCTCCGCCGAACTGGCAGCGGCGCTACAGGCCGGCTCGCTCGATCTTGTGATTGCGATGCGCCAAGCCGCCACGCCGGACGAGGTCGGTGTGCTCAGGGAGCCGATGGTGTGGCTCTGTTCGCAAAAGGGGTTGGTTTCGCGCCAGGACGAGGTTCCGCTGGCGTTGCTCGATCCGCATTGCGGCTTTCGCGACGCGGCGATCGCAGCACTCGATGCTTCCGGCCGCCGCTACCGTATCGCCGCCGGCAGCGCCAGTCTGGCCGGGCTGCGCACGGCGGTGAATGCCGGTATTGCGCTGACGTTGCGGACGGCGCGCTTCGCACATTCCGGCATTGTTGAAGCGCCGCGCGATTTTGGCCTGCCGCCGGTTCCGGTTGCCGAATTTGCCATCCGGCTGCGCGATGGCGCGGACCGGCCGGCGCAGGATCTTGCCGCGCTGTTCAGCGGCAATCTTGCTTTGTCCGTAGCGCCTGCCTGA